A genomic region of Podarcis raffonei isolate rPodRaf1 chromosome 13, rPodRaf1.pri, whole genome shotgun sequence contains the following coding sequences:
- the SEC61B gene encoding protein transport protein Sec61 subunit beta produces MPGPNPSATNVGASGRSPSKAVASRAPGSTVRQRKSASCGTRSAGRTTSAGTGGMWRFYTEDSPGLKVGPVPVLVMSLLFIASVFMLHIWGKYTRS; encoded by the exons ATG CCCGGCCCCAATCCCAGCGCCACCAACGTGGGCGCCTCCGGCCGCTCGCCCAGCAAAGCCGTCGCCTCGCGGGCCCCAGGATCCACCGTCAGGCAGAG GAAAAGTGCTAGCTGTGGAACAAGGAGTGCAGGCCGTACAACTTCTGCAGGCACTGGAGGGATGTGGAGATTTTATACAGAGGATTCCCCTGGCCTCAAAGT TGGTCCTGTTCCAGTTCTCGTTATGAGTCTCCTCTTTATTGCATCTGTATTCATGTTGCACATCTGGGGCAAATACACTCGGTCATAG
- the ALG2 gene encoding alpha-1,3/1,6-mannosyltransferase ALG2, with protein sequence MAGGAESRGPSVAFLHPDLGLGGAERLVVDAAVALASRGCRVQVWTPRYDPARCFSETRGLDVRTAGGWLPRSVLGRGHALCAALRMACLALSLLLLSGEEVDVFVCDQVSACIPFLRLARIRKKILFYCHFPDQLLTKRESFLKRIYRAPLDWLEEYTTGMADCILVNSFFTAGVFKETFKSLSHINPDVLYPSLNVNVFDTVIPEDVANIVPNRKRFLFLSINRYERKKNLVLALEALHDLRGKLDAQEWKDVHLVMAGGYDEAVQENVDYYEELKAVAAKLRINEQITFLRSFSDAQKIALLSNCTCVLYTPSNEHFGIVPLEAMYMRCPVIAVNSGGPLESIVNNKTGFLCDPLPTQFSEAMEKFVKDPALKNTMGAAGRTRVLEKFSLEAFTEKLYQYVHSLAQ encoded by the exons ATGGCGGGTGGCGCTGAGTCGCGGGGCCCGTCGGTGGCCTTCCTGCACCCGGACCTGGGCCTGGGCGGCGCGGAGCGGCTGGTGGTGGACGCGGCCGTGGCGCTGGCGTCGCGGGGCTGCCGCGTGCAGGTGTGGACGCCCCGCTACGACCCGGCGCGCTGCTTCTCGGAGACGCGCGGGCTGGACGTGCGCACGGCGGGCGGCTGGCTGCCCCGGAGCGTCCTGGGAAGGGGCCACGCGCTCTGCGCCGCCCTCCGCATGGCCTGCCTGGCCCTCAGCCTCCTGCTGCTCAGCGGCGAGGAGGTCGACGTCTTCGTCTGCGACCAg GTATCTGCATGCATTCCATTTCTCCGTCTTGCCCGCATCCGTAAGAAGATTTTGTTTTACTGTCACTTCCCTGATCAGCTTCTGACCAAGAGGGAATCGTTTCTTAAACGTATCTACAGAGCTCCACTGGACTGGTTGGAAGAGTATACTACTGGCATGGCAGACTGTATTCTTGTCAACAGCTTTTTCACAGCCGGTGTTTTCAAAGAAACCTTCAAATCCTTATCTCACATAAATCCAGATGTCTTGTACCCTTCTTTGAATGTCAACGTGTTTGATACGGTTATTCCTGAAGATGTAGCTAACATAGTTCCCAACAGGAAGAGATTCTTGTTTCTTTCCATCAATAGGTATGAAAGGAAGAAGAATCTAGTATTGGCATTAGAGGCTTTGCATGACCTTCGGGGTAAACTTGATGCTCAGGAGTGGAAGGATGTTCACTTGGTCATGGCTGGTGGTTATGATGAAGCAGTTCAAGAAAACGTGGACTATTATGAAGAACTGAAAGCAGTTGCTGCCAAGCTTCGCATTAATGAGCAGATCACATTCCTAAGATCTTTCTCTGATGCACAGAAGATAGCTCTTCTTAGTAACTGCACGTGTGTGCTGTATACACCAAGCAACGAACACTTTGGCATAGTTCCTTTAGAAGCCATGTACATGAGATGCCCAGTCATCGCAGTAAATTCAGGGGGACCTTTGGAATCCATTGTAAACAATAAGACGGGTTTCTTGTGTGATCCTCTTCCAACCCAGTTTTCAGAAGCCATGGAGAAATTTGTGAAAGACCCTGCTTTAAAGAACACAATGGGAGCTGCTGGGAGAACTAGAGTTCTAGAAAAGTTTTCACTGGAAGCATTCACTGAAAAGCTGTATCAATACGTTCATAGCTTAGCACAATAA